A stretch of the Thunnus thynnus chromosome 7, fThuThy2.1, whole genome shotgun sequence genome encodes the following:
- the LOC137185613 gene encoding aldehyde dehydrogenase, dimeric NADP-preferring-like: MERQAVKRAKEAFLSGRTRPVEFRLQQLSALQRMITEKETEISTALKQDINRSQYDTPLLELIGIENEIQLATEKLAEWAAPRPVERNLLTVSDEVYIQPEPLGVVLIIGAWNYPWALTLLPLIGAIAAGNGAVVKPSELSEYSSLLLRALLPRYLDKDLYPVVTGGVSETQELLRLRFDHVFYTGSSTVGRLVMEAAARHLTPVTLELGGKSPSYIDKNCDIRVACRRITWGKFINCGQTCIAPDYILCEPCIQGRVVECIRQTLLEFYGADPKCSPDYGRIINQRHFNRIMGLMEGYTPVVGGQSDASQRYIAPTVLKDVPPHSRLMQEEIFGPLLPIVTVSDMDDAIHFINEREKPLALYIFCSDKKAIKRMIEETTSGGVTVNDVMMHYTLSSLPFGGVGQSGMGCYHGKHSFDRLSHQRACLVRSLGMESVNLARYPPQDRRRARRVRMALKSPMIDMSKRTYVWAVTVTVIAFGLFITLLIILLIASGLNCTCWYWRGFYN, encoded by the exons ATGGAGAGGCAGGCGGTGAAGCGGGCCAAGGAGGCCTTCCTGAGCGGCAGGACTCGGCCTGTGGAGTTcagactgcagcagctcagtgcCCTGCAGAGGATGATCACTGAGAAAGAGACCGAGATCTCCACTGCTCTCAAACAGGACATCAACAGG AGCCAGTACGACACACCGCTCCTGGAACTGATTGGCATTGAGAATGAGATCCAGCTGGCTACAGAGAAACTGGCAGAGTGGGCTGCTCCTCGGCCAGTAGAGAGGAACCTCCTCACCGTGTCAGATGAGGTTTATATCCAGCCAGAGCCCCTGGGGGTGGTGCTCATCATCGGTGCCTGGAACTACCCCTGGGCCCTCACCTTGCTGCCCCTGATTGGAGCTATTGCTGCTG GCAATGGAGCGGTGGTGAAGCCGTCAGAGCTGAGCGAGTACTCGTCCCTCCTCCTCCGGGCACTGCTGCCTCGCTATCTGGACAAG GATCTGTACCCGGTGGTGACAGGTGGAGTGTCAGAGACCCAGGAGCTGCTGAGGCTGAGGTTTGACCACGTCTTCTACACAGGAAGTAGTACAGTGGGCAGACTGGTGATGGAGGCTGCTGCTCGCCACCTCACCCCGGTGACGCTGGAGCTGGGAGGGAAGAGCCCCAGCTACATCGACAAGAACTGTGACATCAGAGTTGCCTGCCG tcgtATCACATGGGGAAAGTTCATCAACTGTGGTCAGACGTGCATTGCTCCAGACTACATCCTGTGTGAGCCCTGCATCCAGGGCCGTGTGGTGGAATGCATCCGACAAACTCTACTG GAATTTTACGGTGCTGATCCCAAATGCTCACCTGACTACGGCCGCATCATCAACCAGCGTCACTTCAACAGAATCATGGGTCTGATGGAGGGTTACACTCCTGTGGTGGGAGGACAGAGTGATGCCTCACAGCGCTACATTG CCCCCACAGTGCTGAAGGATGTGCCCCCTCACTCCAGGCTGATGCAGGAGGAGATCTTTGGCCCTCTGCTTCCCATAGTGACTGTAAGTGATATGGATGATGCCATCCACTTCatcaatgagagagagaaaccttTGGCCCTCTATATCTTCTGCTCTGACAAGAAG GCAATAAAAAGGATGATTGAGGAGACCACGAGTGGAGGAGTGACGGTGAATGATGTTATGATGCACTACACACTCAGCTCCCTCCCGTTTGGTGGTGTTG GTCAGAGTGGTATGGGCTGCTACCACGGGAAACACAGCTTTGATCGACTGAGCCACCAGAGGGCGTGCCTGGTCCGCTCTCTGGGCATGGAGAGTGTCAACCTGGCCCGGTACCCGCCTCAGGACCGCCGGCGGGCACGTAGGGTGCGGATGGCCCTCAAGTCACCCATGATTGACATGTCCAAGAGGACATACGTCTGGGCCGTAACTGTCACCGTCATCGCCTTTGGTCTGTTCATCACCCTGCTGATCATCCTGCTCATAGCCTCAGGCCTCAACTGTACCTGCTGGTACTGGAGAGGCTTTTATAACTAG
- the LOC137185614 gene encoding zona pellucida sperm-binding protein 3-like — protein MGSRQLIVFGFVLACVRLSDARFLSISVPTYWGVDAQKPAEVEAEPGAEPEREHSRESSQQAGRLQSKQIQRAVKPFSWKFPDDPVDPVYKHPPKFKLRQPVVATNCVALRCGESRIQVEVSQDLLGLGKLIKPEEITLGGCSATEIDELSHVLIFESELHSCGSTLVMIEDAFIYAFTLVYNPKVFGKSNIIRSQSAVIGVECHYPR, from the exons ATGGGGTCCAGGCAGCTCATTGTGTTTGGCTTTGTGCTTGCATGTGTCAGGCTTAGTGATGCTCGATTTCTCAGTATAAGTGTACCAACCTACTGGGGGGTCGATGCGCAGAAGCCTGCAGAGGTGGAAGCTGAGCCAGGAGCAGAACCTGAGAGAGAGCACTCCAGGGAGTCTTCTCAACAAGCTGGCAGGCTCCAGTCAAAGCAGATCCAGCGAGCAGTCAAGCCATTCTCCTGGAAGTTTCCAGATGATCCAGTGGATCCAGTGTACAAGCATCCCCCCAAGTTTAAACTGCGGCAGCCGGTGGTGGCAACCAACTGTGTTGCTTTGAGGTGCGGGGAAAGTAGGATCCAAGTGGAAGTGAGTCAGGACCTGCTGGGCCTTGGAAAGCTGATAAAGCCAGAGGAAATCACACTTGGTGGTTGTTCAGCCACTGAGATTGACGAGTTGTCTCATGTGCTGATCTTTGAATCTGAGCTGCACAGCTGTGGCAGCACACTTGTG ATGATTGAGGATGCCTTCATTTATGCCTTTACACTGGTCTACAACCCCAAAGTGTTTGGCAAAAGTAACATCATAAGGAGTCAGAGTGCTGTCATTGGAGTTGAGTGCCACTACCCGAGGTGA